A genome region from Glycine max cultivar Williams 82 chromosome 5, Glycine_max_v4.0, whole genome shotgun sequence includes the following:
- the LOC100780294 gene encoding protein IQ-DOMAIN 1 isoform X1 produces MGKKGSWFSAVKKVFSSDSKKDKKKQKSHQSKKASSGKDGEAAVALPPIEDVKLIEAEKEQSKHAASLAFATAIAAEAAVAAAQAAAKVVRLTSMPHYTGKTKEEIAVIKIQTAFRGYMARRALRALRGLVRLKTLQGQSVKRQAASTLRSMQTLARLQSQIRESRIRMSEENQALQHQLPQKHEKELEKLRAAVGEEWDDRSQLKEQIEAKLLHRQEAALRRERALAYSFSHQQTWKGSSKSLNPTFMDPNNPKWGWSWLERWMATRPRDGHSTVVDHNDHASVKSAASRAMSVGEITKLCSLQDKRPSPFGQKPRRPAPQSSPSKTPSTNGKARPSSSKGSSVWGGDEGSRSMFSVQSERYRRHSIAGSSVRDDESLASSPAIPSYMAPTSSAKARSKIIRPSPEKGGDSVFARKRLSFSPSSASRRHSDPPKVEMVSNNDAAAAVSNGRGR; encoded by the exons ATGGGGAAAAAAGGGAGTTGGTTTTCTGCAGTGAAGAAAGTTTTCAGTTCAGATTCCAAAAAAGATaag aaaaaacagaaaagcCACCAGTCAAAGAAAGCAAGCAGTGGCAAGGATGGGGAAGCAGCAGTTGCTCTTCCTCCAATAGAAGATGTTAAATTAATTGAGGCAGAGAAGGAACAGAGCAAGCATGCTGCTTCTTTGGCATTTGCCACTGCTATTGCTGCAGAGGCTGCTGTTGCTGCTGCTCAGGCAGCTGCCAAGGTTGTTCGTCTGACAAGTATGCCACATTATACTGGAAAGACTAAGGAAGAAATTGCAGTCATCAAGATTCAGACCGCATTTCGTGGATATATG GCAAGAAGAGCATTGCGTGCGTTGAGAGGTTTGGTGAGGTTGAAAACATTACAAGGGCAGTCTGTTAAACGGCAAGCTGCTAGCACCCTACGAAGCATGCAAACTCTAGCAAGATTACAATCTCAGATTCGTGAAAGCAGAATTAGAATGTCTGAAGAGAACCAAGCTCTTCAGCACCAACTACCGCAGAAACATGAAAAAGAACTCGAGAAGTTGCGAGCTGCT GTTGGAGAAGAATGGGATGATAGGTCGCAGTTAAAGGAGCAAATTGAAGCAAAATTGTTGCACAGGCAAGAAGCTGCTTTGAGAAGAGAGAGAGCTTTGGCCTATTCATTCTCACATCAG CAAACATGGAAGGGCTCTTCAAAGTCATTAAATCCCACATTTATGGATCCAAACAATCCCAAATGGGGGTGGAGTTGGCTAGAGAGATGGATGGCTACTCGGCCAAGGGATGGCCACAGCACTGTGGTGGATCACAATGATCATGCATCTGTGAAGAGTGCAGCGAGCCGTGCCATGTCTGTAGGGGAAATTACCAAATTGTGCTCTCTCCAAGATAAAAGACCTTCCCCTTTTGGCCAAAAACCAAGAAGACCTGCCCCTCAGAGTTCCCCTTCAAAGACACCATCTACTAATGGAAAGGCAAGGCCATCTAGCTCAAAGGGTAGTAGTGTCTGGGGTGGAGATGAGGGCTCAAGAAGCATGTTTAGTGTTCAGTCGGAGCGCTATCGCCGACACAGCATTGCAGGGTCCTCAGTGAGAGATGATGAGAGCCTTGCAAGCTCACCTGCCATTCCAAGTTACATGGCACCCACAAGCTCTGCAAAGGCCAGGTCCAAAATCATAAGGCCATCACCTGAAAAAGGAGGTGATTCTGTTTTTGCAAGGAAGCGCCTTTCATTCTCTCCTTCTTCTGCTTCAAGAAGGCATTCTGATCCTCCTAAGGTGGAAATGGTTTCCAATAATGATGCTGCTGCCGCAGTTAGCAATGGAAGGGGAAGGTAG
- the LOC100780294 gene encoding protein IQ-DOMAIN 1 isoform X2: MRFLTLLNLITFFFISVCSSYFPFHGCVWVDINLICLSFVSKKQELQMGKKGSWFSAVKKVFSSDSKKDKKKQKSHQSKKASSGKDGEAAVALPPIEDVKLIEAEKEQSKHAASLAFATAIAAEAAVAAAQAAAKVVRLTSMPHYTGKTKEEIAVIKIQTAFRGYMARRALRALRGLVRLKTLQGQSVKRQAASTLRSMQTLARLQSQIRESRIRMSEENQALQHQLPQKHEKELEKLRAAVGEEWDDRSQLKEQIEAKLLHRQEAALRRERALAYSFSHQQTWKGSSKSLNPTFMDPNNPKWGWSWLERWMATRPRDGHSTVVDHNDHASVKSAASRAMSVGEITKLCSLQDKRPSPFGQKPRRPAPQSSPSKTPSTNGKARPSSSKGSSVWGGDEGSRSMFSVQSERYRRHSIAGSSVRDDESLASSPAIPSYMAPTSSAKARSKIIRPSPEKGGDSVFARKRLSFSPSSASRRHSDPPKVEMVSNNDAAAAVSNGRGR, encoded by the exons ATGAGGTTTCTAACCTTGttgaatttaattacttttttttttatttcagtttGTTCATCTTATTTTCCCTTCCACGGATGTGTTTGGGTTGATATTAATCTGATTTGCCTTTCCTTTGTCTCAAAGAAACAGGAATTGCAAATGGGGAAAAAAGGGAGTTGGTTTTCTGCAGTGAAGAAAGTTTTCAGTTCAGATTCCAAAAAAGATaag aaaaaacagaaaagcCACCAGTCAAAGAAAGCAAGCAGTGGCAAGGATGGGGAAGCAGCAGTTGCTCTTCCTCCAATAGAAGATGTTAAATTAATTGAGGCAGAGAAGGAACAGAGCAAGCATGCTGCTTCTTTGGCATTTGCCACTGCTATTGCTGCAGAGGCTGCTGTTGCTGCTGCTCAGGCAGCTGCCAAGGTTGTTCGTCTGACAAGTATGCCACATTATACTGGAAAGACTAAGGAAGAAATTGCAGTCATCAAGATTCAGACCGCATTTCGTGGATATATG GCAAGAAGAGCATTGCGTGCGTTGAGAGGTTTGGTGAGGTTGAAAACATTACAAGGGCAGTCTGTTAAACGGCAAGCTGCTAGCACCCTACGAAGCATGCAAACTCTAGCAAGATTACAATCTCAGATTCGTGAAAGCAGAATTAGAATGTCTGAAGAGAACCAAGCTCTTCAGCACCAACTACCGCAGAAACATGAAAAAGAACTCGAGAAGTTGCGAGCTGCT GTTGGAGAAGAATGGGATGATAGGTCGCAGTTAAAGGAGCAAATTGAAGCAAAATTGTTGCACAGGCAAGAAGCTGCTTTGAGAAGAGAGAGAGCTTTGGCCTATTCATTCTCACATCAG CAAACATGGAAGGGCTCTTCAAAGTCATTAAATCCCACATTTATGGATCCAAACAATCCCAAATGGGGGTGGAGTTGGCTAGAGAGATGGATGGCTACTCGGCCAAGGGATGGCCACAGCACTGTGGTGGATCACAATGATCATGCATCTGTGAAGAGTGCAGCGAGCCGTGCCATGTCTGTAGGGGAAATTACCAAATTGTGCTCTCTCCAAGATAAAAGACCTTCCCCTTTTGGCCAAAAACCAAGAAGACCTGCCCCTCAGAGTTCCCCTTCAAAGACACCATCTACTAATGGAAAGGCAAGGCCATCTAGCTCAAAGGGTAGTAGTGTCTGGGGTGGAGATGAGGGCTCAAGAAGCATGTTTAGTGTTCAGTCGGAGCGCTATCGCCGACACAGCATTGCAGGGTCCTCAGTGAGAGATGATGAGAGCCTTGCAAGCTCACCTGCCATTCCAAGTTACATGGCACCCACAAGCTCTGCAAAGGCCAGGTCCAAAATCATAAGGCCATCACCTGAAAAAGGAGGTGATTCTGTTTTTGCAAGGAAGCGCCTTTCATTCTCTCCTTCTTCTGCTTCAAGAAGGCATTCTGATCCTCCTAAGGTGGAAATGGTTTCCAATAATGATGCTGCTGCCGCAGTTAGCAATGGAAGGGGAAGGTAG